One window from the genome of Pseudoalteromonas sp. '520P1 No. 423' encodes:
- the dnaA gene encoding chromosomal replication initiator protein DnaA has protein sequence MYLSVWQSCLYVLQDELPSQQFSMWVRPLQAESTEDTLTIFAPNRFVLDWVRDKYLNRINELLIEICGDEAPKLHFGVGSGTKPAVPSPAQEGQTAVEAKEPAASKSRKVEKKPEVVEPAPKSFPKANIKDTYTFDSFVEGKSNQLAKAAAVQVADNPGTAFNPVFIYGGTGLGKTHLLHAVGNGIVANKPDAKIVYMHSERFVQDMVRALQNNAIEEFKRYYRSVDALLIDDIQFFANKERSQEEFFHTFNALLEGNQQIILTSDRYPKEIDGVEDRLKSRFGWGLTIAIEPPELETRVAILMKKAQQSQIKLPEEVAFFIAKRLRSNVRELEGALNRVIANANFTGRPITIDFVKEALRDLLALQDKLVTIDNIQRTVAEYYRIRVSDLLSKRRTRSIARPRQVAMALSKELTNHSLPEIGDAFGGRDHTTVLHACRKIKSLREESHEIKEDYQNLIRTLSS, from the coding sequence ATGTGCTTCAAGATGAGTTACCTTCACAGCAATTTAGTATGTGGGTACGTCCATTACAAGCCGAGAGTACAGAAGATACTTTAACTATTTTTGCACCTAATCGTTTTGTTTTGGATTGGGTTCGTGATAAATACTTAAATAGGATCAATGAATTATTAATAGAGATTTGTGGCGATGAGGCACCTAAATTACATTTTGGTGTTGGCAGTGGCACTAAGCCTGCTGTGCCAAGTCCTGCTCAAGAAGGGCAAACAGCGGTAGAAGCAAAAGAACCTGCTGCTAGTAAATCTCGTAAAGTAGAAAAGAAACCTGAAGTTGTTGAACCGGCACCTAAATCGTTTCCAAAAGCGAATATAAAAGATACCTATACCTTTGATAGCTTTGTTGAAGGTAAATCAAATCAATTGGCAAAAGCGGCTGCAGTTCAGGTAGCAGATAATCCTGGCACGGCTTTTAACCCTGTATTTATATATGGTGGCACAGGTCTAGGTAAAACGCATTTATTGCATGCTGTAGGTAATGGCATCGTTGCTAATAAGCCTGATGCTAAAATTGTTTATATGCACTCTGAGCGCTTTGTTCAAGATATGGTGCGTGCATTACAAAACAATGCAATTGAAGAGTTTAAGCGTTACTACCGTAGCGTAGATGCATTATTAATAGATGATATTCAATTCTTTGCTAATAAAGAACGTTCTCAGGAAGAGTTCTTTCATACTTTTAATGCGTTATTAGAAGGTAATCAACAAATTATATTGACATCTGATCGCTATCCTAAAGAAATTGATGGCGTTGAAGACAGGTTAAAATCTCGTTTTGGGTGGGGTTTAACAATTGCGATTGAGCCACCTGAGCTAGAAACGCGTGTTGCTATTTTAATGAAAAAAGCACAGCAAAGTCAGATTAAATTACCTGAAGAAGTCGCATTTTTTATTGCTAAAAGATTAAGATCTAATGTGCGAGAGCTTGAAGGTGCATTGAATAGGGTAATTGCAAATGCTAATTTTACTGGTCGCCCAATTACAATCGACTTTGTTAAAGAAGCATTGAGAGATTTATTAGCACTGCAAGATAAATTAGTAACAATAGATAATATCCAGCGTACAGTTGCTGAATACTATCGTATACGTGTATCTGATTTATTATCAAAGAGACGTACGCGTTCAATCGCAAGACCACGACAAGTGGCAATGGCACTATCTAAAGAGTTAACTAATCATAGCTTACCTGAGATTGGGGATGCTTTTGGTGGTAGAGATCATACAACTGTATTACATGCATGTCGTAAAATAAAATCTCTTAGAGAAGAAAGCCATGAAATAAAAGAAGATTACCAAAACTTGATCAGAACACTTTCATCGTAG
- the dnaN gene encoding DNA polymerase III subunit beta: MQITISRDQFLKPLVQVSGAIERKHTLPILSNVLLEVQDGKLSMTGTDLEIELVASVMLDQTVEDNKLTLPAKKLLDICKSLPDGSDISLSLKESQIILKSGKSRFSLAFLSADDFPNLEEWDGEVEFQLTRLELRKLLESTHFSMANQDVRYYLNGMSFEVDNTEIKTVATDGHRLALAQKTLSQSLNTQRQLIIPRKGVQEIMRLMNSDDALVTIQFGANHVRILDQEFVFTSKLVDGRFPDYRRVIPRGGDKIVTANREWLRSAFARVSILSNEKFRGVRLNFSAGQLKISANNPEQEQAEEVVEVSYDGPDLEIGFNVSYVLDVLNTLKTDDVSFTLLDSNSSALVEGCGDSEAMYVVMPMRL; the protein is encoded by the coding sequence ATGCAAATAACAATTTCAAGAGATCAATTTCTTAAACCTTTGGTGCAAGTATCTGGTGCAATAGAGCGCAAACATACATTGCCAATATTATCTAATGTTTTGCTAGAAGTTCAAGATGGCAAACTATCTATGACTGGTACTGATTTAGAAATAGAATTAGTTGCCAGTGTGATGTTAGATCAAACTGTTGAAGATAATAAACTGACTTTGCCTGCAAAAAAACTTTTAGATATTTGTAAGAGTTTACCTGACGGTTCTGACATTTCTTTATCTCTAAAAGAAAGTCAAATCATTCTTAAATCTGGAAAAAGCCGTTTTTCATTAGCATTTTTATCAGCGGATGATTTTCCTAATTTAGAAGAGTGGGATGGTGAAGTTGAATTTCAATTAACACGTCTAGAGCTTAGAAAGCTACTGGAAAGTACGCACTTTTCTATGGCTAACCAAGATGTGAGGTATTATTTAAATGGTATGTCTTTTGAAGTTGATAATACTGAAATAAAAACCGTAGCAACAGACGGTCACAGATTGGCGTTAGCACAAAAAACTTTATCACAATCTTTAAATACGCAAAGACAATTAATCATCCCAAGAAAAGGGGTGCAAGAAATTATGCGTTTAATGAATAGTGATGATGCATTAGTAACGATTCAATTTGGTGCAAATCATGTTCGTATTTTAGATCAAGAATTTGTATTTACCAGTAAGTTAGTTGATGGCCGCTTTCCTGATTATCGTCGTGTTATCCCCAGAGGCGGAGACAAAATAGTAACAGCTAATAGAGAGTGGTTACGCTCGGCATTTGCGCGCGTGTCTATTTTATCTAATGAGAAGTTTAGAGGGGTAAGACTAAACTTTTCAGCTGGCCAATTAAAAATAAGCGCTAATAACCCAGAGCAAGAGCAAGCGGAAGAAGTTGTTGAAGTGTCTTATGATGGTCCAGATTTAGAAATTGGTTTTAATGTATCGTATGTTTTAGATGTTTTAAATACACTTAAAACTGACGATGTGAGTTTTACATTATTGGATTCAAATAGTAGTGCATTAGTTGAAGGTTGTGGTGATTCTGAAGCGATGTACGTTGTTATGCCAATGCGATTGTAA